One window from the genome of Cottoperca gobio chromosome 15, fCotGob3.1, whole genome shotgun sequence encodes:
- the znhit2 gene encoding zinc finger HIT domain-containing protein 2 yields the protein MNPVIRRRLPPSVRSLLTDIGPKEEWTETEPDTVTRDGVLLPSRAAASGNEEFLSQAKTQDEEDGSNVRRSGVCMMCRCKPSCYTCPRCNLHYCCLACYQSPDHSVCSEEFYKESVLQELKDMGKTESEGRNKMQEILVGLGRKAEKTDGGMESLLKDAGIMAEGEGEATEKVQVVELLSRLAELQQSGEGTATEVEAILRKLEEIGGGEPLHGDIDEVAEGAEGELDMANQLSGLDIDKLSEEELWEVLNSKEKEMFMDLMKGGALGELVPLWKPWWEEHEEGGRALVEVLEEEVSQLEKDNSTSMADQDNKVKTSRGVIQNQGKSDTKLRKIKGANRKETSKGGSSVPGVPPISAKIPKLISLCANPSPLVCYGLVNALFGYTFTLSLFNNDTDSLMFEFCDMILALSEALNSNRVFNSVQEALGCGETLILGGGYLDKEDKLAPARAVEAVAHIMTGRDGKDATGYCLAALSQLRSVLSQARTALSKEGEEGAKRQKYFLASKKCEFFQAWVLDNAHGIRRLAIELWNEHSKGESVRSSMEKAKTVVEESLKKDKSKGNSKLIEELS from the coding sequence ATGAATCCAGTAATTAGACGGAGACTTCCTCCGTCTGTGAGGAGTCTTTTGACAGACATCGGTCCAAAAGAGGAGTGGACTGAGACAGAGCCCGACACAGTCACCAGAGATGGGGTTCTGCTCCCCTCCAGAGCAGCTGCTTCTGGAAATGAAGAGTTTCTCTCTCAAGCCAAGACACAAGATGAAGAGGATGGCAGTAACGTCAGAAGGAGTGGAGTCTGCATGATGTGTAGATGTAAGCCCTCTTGTTACACCTGCCCTCGATGTAACCTGCATTACTGTTGCTTGGCTTGCTACCAGAGTCCAGATCACTCCGTGTGCTCTGAGGAGTTTTACAAGGAGTCTGTTCTCCAGGAGCTGAAGGATATGggaaaaacagaaagtgaagGGAGAAATAAAATGCAGGAGATTCTTGTGGGACTCGGACGAAAGGCGGAAAAGACAGACGGTGGGATGGAAAGTTTGTTAAAGGATGCTGGTATTATGGCAGAAGGGGAAGGGGAGGCAACAGAGAAAGTGCAGGTTGTGGAGCTCCTGTCCAGGTTAGCAGAGCTTCAACAGTCTGGGGAAGGGACTGCAACAGAGGTTGAGGCTATTTTGAGGAAACTTGAAGAGATCGGAGGAGGGGAGCCGCTGCATGGAGACATAGATGAGGTCGCTGAAGGTGCAGAAGGAGAGCTGGACATGGCTAACCAGCTCTCAGGGCTGGATATTGACAAACTTTCAGAAGAGGAGCTGTGGGAAGTTCTCAAcagtaaagagaaagagatgttTATGGATCTAATGAAGGGTGGAGCTCTTGGTGAGCTGGTTCCCTTATGGAAGCCGTGGTGGGAGGAGcatgaggagggagggagagcactGGTGGAGGTGCTTGAGGAGGAAGTGAGCCAATTGGAGAAGGACAATTCAACATCTATGGCTGACCAGGATAATAAAGTCAAGACATCAAGAGGAGTGATTCAGAATCAGGGCAAATCAGATACAAAATTGAGAAAGATTAAAGGAGCAAACAGAAAGGAAACTAGCaagggaggttcaagtgttcCAGGTGTCCCTCCAATTTCTGCAAAAATCCCAAAGTTGATATCCTTATGTGCAAATCCATCTCCCCTTGTATGCTATGGTTTGGTCAATGCACTTTTTGGCTACACATTCACCCTCAGCCTGTTTAACAATGACACTGATTCACTGATGTTTGAGTTCTGTGACATGATTCTTGCTCTGTCTGAGGCACTGAACTCAAACAGGGTGTTCAACTCTGTCCAAGAAGCCTTAGGCTGTGGAGAAACTCTCATTTTGGGTGGAGGTTACCTCGACAAGGAGGATAAACTTGCCCCAGCTAGGGCGGTGGAAGCCGTGGCTCACATCATGACCGGCAGAGACGGAAAGGATGCTACCGGATACTGCCTGGCAGCCTTGAGTCAGCTTCGCTCGGTGCTCTCCCAGGCCAGAACAGCCCTTTccaaagagggagaggaaggagcaAAGAGACAGAAGTACTTCCTGGCAAGCAAGAAGTGTGAATTCTTTCAAGCCTGGGTGTTGGACAATGCACACGGGATTCGTAGACTAGCAATTGAGTTGTGGAACGAACACAGTAAAGGAGAGAGTGTAAGGAGCAGCATGGAGAAAGCAAAGACTGTAGTTGAGGAGAGCTTGAAGAAAGACAAGAGCAAAGGGAATAGTAAGTTAATTGAAGAACTGAGCTAA